The region AAATTCATTTATAACTATAAATTTTCCGCCCTTATGATTAGTAACAAAGTTTATTATTTCGTCCCTTGAATGAGCTTCACATATATTATTTTTATCTAACCCAAAAGAAAATCTTATTGAATTCATCATATTTTCATCATTATAAACATCTGTTATAAGAAACATTTCCCCCCTGCCAAGAACATTTTTAGACTTCTCTATGCACTGCTCTAAATCTGGCAGCACTTTATGAAATATAATATCATCAATTAAACTATCTACTATTATTATAGGAACAGTAAATCTATTTGATATTGTATAAAAGAAATCCTTCTTAACATTTATTATGAAAACACCATCAAGTTCTCTTTCAGCTATTATATCGAGCTGTGGATCGGAGGTATCAATATTTGACATTATGACATGGTATCCTTCTTTTGAGAATTTATGCTCTAAAATATTTATAAACTCAGAATAACAAAACTTTTTCCATGGCGTTTCATTTTTATAATCTCTCACAACTAAAATTCCAATAAGATATGATTTTCTTTTTACAAGTGATCTTGCAGCAAGATTGGGTACATAATCCATATCTTCTGCTATCTTAAATATTTTTTCTCTTGTTTCATCTGGAATTTTTT is a window of Clostridium pasteurianum DNA encoding:
- a CDS encoding LacI family DNA-binding transcriptional regulator — encoded protein: MGKVTMKDIARTAGVSVATVSYVLNNNEKEKIPDETREKIFKIAEDMDYVPNLAARSLVKRKSYLIGILVVRDYKNETPWKKFCYSEFINILEHKFSKEGYHVIMSNIDTSDPQLDIIAERELDGVFIINVKKDFFYTISNRFTVPIIIVDSLIDDIIFHKVLPDLEQCIEKSKNVLGRGEMFLITDVYNDENMMNSIRFSFGLDKNNICEAHSRDEIINFVTNHKGGKFIVINEFIAFLIERYVNEEDMVVICTSGSSFMLKNGIKKFIISNERKAEAAAVTMIDYINKNYYNYKYTYIQPEAAD